cgACTTTAATAATGAATTGAGTTTACTCGTCTATATAAATAGATATGTGAGATTGTTTCACAACCGGTTAAATGATTAAAGACAAAATATAGCAGTAgattaattttatgatttaaatgcattgattttttttttaattcgtAAATATTCAAGGTTACAAAttcattaataaattaatttgggTTCAAATTATATTGGATGACTTCCTATAAATTCAAGTTTACTTTTTTCACGAGGTTGGGAGAAGAAAAAGATGTCGAACTTAATCCCAATTCCCATTTGTtggattgtttttttttttttccattttcaaACTCAGTTTCCTTGTCAGATCTCAACGCTCCTCTAGCTGGCTCGGTAAACTATTTCAAATCATtacgatttttaaaatttgttagaTATTTATTCGTAAAAGCTGGTTTTAAGAACTCAGTTGCGATGAATTTGCAATAATCTTGCTTAAATTCACAATCTTGAGCCACCTTGGAATTTGTTTATCGTGAAACATTTTGTGTTAAAAGGCCTTTTTTGCGGAGTGGATAAGCTCGTTGTTTTCAGTTTGTGTTTTCAGGGATCGATTTTTTGTGCttcatttgtttttgttttttgtttttttccgcgTTTCAGCGTGAAATTTGTGTTCGATTCATGGTGATGCAATCTTCAAATTTGAAGGTTGTGGCCGTAAGTTTGAAGTATTTGGGATTTTGATCTGGGTTTGGGTTTTATGCTCCTCTTGTTTTGAGCAATGTCACCTTAGACGTAGGTCGGAACCTGCTTTAAAAAAGAAGAGTAATCGCAGAATCTGTGATTGGATTCGGAGCTCTTTTAGGGGGAAATATGTTGTCTGTATCGCCAAATTCGATGTCCCGGAGCTCTTTGGAGCAAATGTTGGATTTGCTCCAGCGGAGAGACGAGAACGAGAAGCCGAAGGACTTGCCTCCAGCACTTCCGGTCCGTCCCAAGCTCACCCCTCGGGCAAGGCTTCCTTCCTTCAAGCGGCCGCTGCCAACGGTCATCGAAGGTGGGGAAGCTGAACCACATTTGAGTCCATCAGATTGCAATGTGAATAAGGAAGATTTGAAAGGCTTGACAATGAATGGACTGAATGGTTCTGGGGCTAAAAAGGTCAGAGGAATGGACGCAGGAGAATCTCCCTATGTCATGGTTTCAGCTGAGGAGGAGGAACACGAGTCCCAATTGGAGGAGAAGGACATCGCCAAGCCCGTGGATTCTTCCCCTGGATCTCTCTCAGGGTTCAATGACTTTGAGGGGAATGATAGCGTGGAAaatttcatgaaaaaggtaGTCAATTCGGTTGATATTTATTGGTCTCTTGTTTGAATTAATTGATCTTTATgttaaaatttctaaaaatgcagtcatgattatttttaatgaggtTCTTGGGCCAACAGTTCTTTATTTGGTATTTTGTGAACACGTGAATAATGTGTGTGATGATACGAAGGTTTTGGATGCATAAAGCAGAATTAGACAAATCTCATCTCATAGCCCGTTCAAGCTTCTTCATTTAAGCCACAATATGTGCAGATGAATTTGGTAGAAAACGTTATGCTTTCTGCTGTTTTTTGGTTAATATTTGATACATTTCACGTTACTATTTTGTGAAAATTCGGGATATCTTTGAGTTCTGTTAAGAACATTACACAGTTTTCTAAGATTAGACTTTTTCTACAAAATGGAATTTCAATTGTTGCCTACTTCTATGGTTCATTATCTGGCTATTGATACAACTTACACCGTTTAGATCTGCATGTTGAAACATTTGACTAAGTTGAGATTACATGATGTTAAGTTTATGTGAGCCTTTGATCATGTTTATTTGTAGCATCACTTCCTCATTTTCTTTCAGAAACTTCGTGTTTGGTGTTGGCTGCATGATGGACTTTGGGAATTAGGGCAAGTAATTTCAACTTCAGGGGAGAGAGCCTCTGTTGTGCTACCCAATAGAAGTGTTAGTTATTTCTTTCATGATCTATTATATAGTAACTATGTTCAAGATGGATAGGTAATGTTTTGtcctttattttttgtttttatatttcTTTATATCAACATACGCGAACGGTGTGAACTATAGGTTGTGACGGTTCCCATCAGAGAGCTTTTACCTGCCAATCCAGACATTCTTGAGGGCGTGAATGAGCTTTTACAACTTATTTACTTGAACGAGCCTTCAGTTCTTCATAATCTTCATCACAGATATTGTCAAGACATAATATATGTAAGCATCTGAATGACATACTCATTTCCAAGTTTCTATAGAAAAAGTAATAATATGAGCACTCTTGAATGAATTCGTTTTTCTGTGTTATATAGAGCAAAGCAGGCCCAGTTTTACTTGCTATCAATCCATTCAAAGATGTCCAACTATATGGGAATGATGTAGCTACGGCGTACAGGCTGAAACTTTTGGACAGCCCTCATATTTATGCTATAGCTGATACCGCATACAATAAAATGGTGACAGGTGTTATAAATTTCCTGAAAGTGTTTTGTTCAAATGCTCCATAGAGTTAACATGTCACCAAGGCTCCtattttctcaattttttttcttttcgttttttGAGTTTTGCAGATGAAAAAAACCAATCCATAATCATAAGGTTGGttgaagtttttttttataGCCATTCGTTAGTTTCTGTAACCAGCTTCTCCTTTGATACTTTATTTTGTTGCCTGATTATATACTTCTTCTCTATGTTCATTTCGTTGATTATGCCTTAGAAAAATTAATGATTGTAAAATTTTAGTGGGGAGAGTGGAGCTGGAAAAACAGAAACAGCTAAGTTTGCCATGAAATACTTGGCTGCGCTTGATGGAGGTTGTGGTGGAATAGAATCTAAAGTCTTGCAGACAAGCTACATACTGGAGGCCTTTGGTAATGCTAAAACATCCCTGAATGACAATTCCAGCCGATTTGTGAGTCATCTCTTTTGCTGTCATTTGAGAtacatttttaattaattttagacATTTATTGGCATAATGTAGTTCACACTTGGTGCAGGGAAAGCTAATTGAAATTCACTTCAGTGCTGCTGGAAAAATATGTGGTGCTAAATTGCAGACATGTAAGCATGCTTTATTGGTCTAGTTGAATTTCGTAAAATTGGGAATATTATTTGTTGACTTCTGTTTGTGTTATGGTTCACTGACTTGATTTCAATTCCTTGTGTGCATCAAAACATCTATTCATGAACCAATGGTGTAGTCCTAGTCGATAAGGTCAGTGTCTCTGTTTGAAATTATAGTTGATTCTTTGAGTTGTGTATCTATTCCATGAACTTTCTGAATCAAAATCTCATTGGAGCAGTCAAGAGTGGTTCAGCAGGCCCAGGGAGAAAGATCATACCACATCTTCTACCAGCTTTGCGCTGGGGCTCCATCTGACCTCCGAGGTTTGTTTTCAGCATTTTCCGCTAGATAGGGTGCCTTTTCTTCCTTCTCTTTTGCAAATCTCATGGGATCACCGTACAACTTTTCTAGGTTCTTAAGCCTGTTTTAACTTTCTTGTAACTactttttcattttatttcacaTGTGAAAAATAGCAATCTGGCGAGATGAATGTCATCACATTATAAGGAATGCAGAAGTACCTTTGTTTTTTAGCTTAGCCTCAGTCAATGGTTTCCTTTTCAGGTAGGTTGAAGTTAAAAAGGGCTTCTGATTACAACTATCTCAATCAAAGTGATTGCTTGGAGATCCACGATGTTGATGATTCTCTGAAGTTTCAGATTCTTATGGTAATGTCTGGTGTACGAGATCGTGATATGTATTGGATTGACTACCATTGTAGTTTAATCTCCCACACAAACGTTAACATGTAACATGAAAAGGATTATACCCTGAGAGGGGAAAACGTCTTGCTGCTGGTTTACATTCCTTTAATAAGGAAAATAGATTTTCACGAACTGAGTTGCTGGCTCAACATTTTTTTGGAGATATTAGTTTATCACTGATTCGATAGAGTGTTCATTTATCAGGGAGCTTTAAATATGGTTGGAATTAGCAAAGAAGATCAGGAACATGCCTTTGAGATGATTTCTGCAGTATTGTGGCTGGGAAATatattatttcatgttgttgacAATGAAAACCACATAGAGGTTGTTGCTGATGAAGGTAAATTAAATATCGCACTTCACTTTTGTGTCTTTTGCCTCCTCATTGCTTGTGTTTGTCCTATATGGTTCCCTTTGAAAAAGATTAAGTTTTTTGAGTTGCATAAGAGGAGAAATACTTTTTACTTCAGATCAGATGGTCTTCTGTTAGAAAATCATAGGCAATCTAGTCTGTTGAGTCGGATGGTGTGAGATGATCTACAACAGCATCAGCCTCACAGCAGCTTGTTGATACGAGAAGTAACCGATGACATAGCATTTGTTGAGTATGACTAAAATCACATCTGTTCAGAAGCAACCAAGACATATTTCTCCACCCTAAGATTTTCAATTTAGCGACTGCCTCCTGGAGAAATCCTCTTCTTCATAAGTTACTTCATTTTATTTGTAGCTTATCATTTGGTGCTTCTACTGAATATGCTTTATAGTGTCTTGTAGCTTAGCACTTGGTTCTTCTTCATCACCTGATCCACACTAGTAAATTAGTTCCACATGATCTAAGTGCACCtgtaattatttataatttaaaaggGCTATTTTAACAGCAGCATCGAAAATGCATCAAAGATGCAGTCATTGATTCGCCCGAGAGTTCACAATTGCTGCGAGCAAACATATTAATGCTCGTTCTATATTTTCTCCTTGGTTGATGCCTCTTCTTTGTCTAGAAAAATCCAAATTTTGATACCTAATACCCCATAGATAGTCCGAACAATCTTTTTTAGGTAAGGCTGAAAACAGGTGCCTGAAATTTTTGATATCCATGCTAATGTATCGATGCTTTGATTTAAGATTTCAGAGTCAGTTTCCTTTATCTGCTGCAGCTGTTGCCAATGCCGCTAGCTTGATAGGCTGCAGTGCATGGGACCTAATGCATGCTTTGTCATCCTGTAGAATACAAGATGAAAATGAAGAAGTCATCAAAACGTTGACACTACAACAGGTTCATTAAAAATATTCGTATTTATTCTTCAAAGCTTAGCTGTTTCTTGGTCTCACAACCACGCAAAGTTACACCAATATTTCTTGCCAGTCCTCTGGCACATGCATGTGTATTGTCTACTTTGTGAAAGATTGTATTTGCTTCACTTAAAACTAAACTACCAATCCATTTTCATTTCAATAGAAGCtattttttgttttgatttagGCAAGAGATACAAGAGATGCACTGGCAAAGTTTATCTACGCGAGCTTGTTCGATTGGCTTGTAGAAGAGATCAATTCAGCACTTGCAGTGAGCGAACAACACTCTGGGAAATCCATAAGCATTCTAGATATTCATGGTTTTGAATCTTTCAAAGTAAAAATTGGCTTAGTTTTTGTTGGTTCTGAGATTATCATCTACTCATATTTCACTCATATTCATTCTTCTTTTATTTTGCTCCAGAAAAATAGCTTTGAACAGTTTTGCATAAATTATGCTCATGAGAGGCTCCAGCAACATTTTACTCGGCATCTCTTCAAACTTGTGCAAGAGGTAAGCAACGTATATATTACTGTGAATGCAAAATAAGGAATTGCAAGGCTGGTTTATGTTACACCCCTTTTAACATATCCATTTGCAAGAAATTGAACCACACTGAGGTTATCATTGATTTTGTTGATCTGCTAAAAgactccttttttttttttaaaaaaaaatctggtAAATCAATAGGCAGATTACCATGCTTGCAGTTTTATCCTGTTTGACTTGTCTGTACGATCAAAAATTTACGAACACCCAAGTATTTCTGTCTAGTTTCAGATTCCTACACTGTTCCAACACTTCTTTGGCGTGACATTTTGAGCGTGAGAAAAAATTGGCAAATGATGTGATCAAACTTTTCTTGCACCGTAAATTACCGATAAGATCAATCTTTTAAGTTCGAATAAATCAGAAGTGCAcgagtcaagttataataaagtGTAcaagtacgagtatcgttccaacAGATATTGATTAGACAAATTTACcctaaaaacaattatttagttacttaaaattaaaataataagtgAATTCAACTAAATTAAAAAGACCAAACacaatataaataatatgaatTAAAATAATAAGTAAACAATTGTTATGATATCAATTCACGTACCCCTTGATCTTGTTTAGTGATTAAATTTCAATTCATAAACCATGCTTTGACGGCATTCCTTAATCTATCAATATACTatgtcgagctatattaatcTAATTTACAATATGCAGTAAACAACTGTCCTTATATTATTTAACAGTTGCAATCGCATTAACGAATCGTGGAATCCTCACGACAATCAATATGTATCCAAcctcatatatttatttaagttgtAGATCCATGAATTATGTTACCTATCTTGTTATAAAATCTCCCATCGGTctcaattataatatataaaatcacTTCGAAGTTGATCATGCTCCAAAGATGCAACAAAAACCAATAACATAATCCAGTATGCTCAAAAACAAAATTCAATCttaaaagaaaaatcaaaattgctTGAGGTAAGATCCCCTAAAtcctaaataaaatagaagAGAAAAAGATAACGTTGTTGAGTTCTTATTCTTCGCTTTTCTTCTTGTCTTGTTGCTGCTTTCTCCTGTAGCGCCCTTACCCGACCCACTACTAGACAGACTAATAAACATGCAACATTTAAACTTAATAACCACAATTAAACAGCGGAAACCAAATACTTAATCATCTTACAACCCAAACGAAAacaaaacaataacaacaatctTAAACATTAATACAACCATAACGAAAAACACAACTCTGAACGAGAAAACAATAAACCACAGAGAATCCTCCACTGGATCACCACTGAAACCCAACTGCTCTAGCCACTGCCCTGGTCGTCCGAACCGTCCAACCTAAGACCTGCCCCGTGGAA
The sequence above is a segment of the Primulina tabacum isolate GXHZ01 chromosome 6, ASM2559414v2, whole genome shotgun sequence genome. Coding sequences within it:
- the LOC142549065 gene encoding myosin-2-like isoform X2; the encoded protein is MLSVSPNSMSRSSLEQMLDLLQRRDENEKPKDLPPALPVRPKLTPRARLPSFKRPLPTVIEGGEAEPHLSPSDCNVNKEDLKGLTMNGLNGSGAKKVRGMDAGESPYVMVSAEEEEHESQLEEKDIAKPVDSSPGSLSGFNDFEGNDSVENFMKKKLRVWCWLHDGLWELGQVISTSGERASVVLPNRSVVTVPIRELLPANPDILEGVNELLQLIYLNEPSVLHNLHHRYCQDIIYSKAGPVLLAINPFKDVQLYGNDVATAYRLKLLDSPHIYAIADTAYNKMVTDEKNQSIIISGESGAGKTETAKFAMKYLAALDGGCGGIESKVLQTSYILEAFGNAKTSLNDNSSRFGKLIEIHFSAAGKICGAKLQTFLVDKSRVVQQAQGERSYHIFYQLCAGAPSDLRGRLKLKRASDYNYLNQSDCLEIHDVDDSLKFQILMGALNMVGISKEDQEHAFEMISAVLWLGNILFHVVDNENHIEVVADEAVANAASLIGCSAWDLMHALSSCRIQDENEEVIKTLTLQQARDTRDALAKFIYASLFDWLVEEINSALAVSEQHSGKSISILDIHGFESFKKNSFEQFCINYAHERLQQHFTRHLFKLVQEEFEVDGVDWTKVDFEDNQDCLDLIEKQGPSGIISLLDEESNFPDATALTFASKLKQQLNTHNCFKGDRDGAAFSVHHSSGEVLYDSGGFLEKNRDKLQFDTIQLLSSCTSRLPQMFAAVMLKEAQLACQQQSVATRYKDQLFKLMQHLESTTPHFICCIKPNSKQLLGEFEKDLVLKQLRCYGVLAGARISRSGYPTRIAHQEFARRYGFLIPECNVCQDPLTTSVAILQQFDILPEMYQFGFTKLYFRAGQIGALEEVRKQTQQGSLEVQKCFRSHHAPRNFLELKQGVTKLQSYVRGEISRKEYGLLKLKKQVVSKTLDEQLVAVLQIQSVIRGWLVRRHLSCLHNVNKRKTWKKDKVKDLPSDLLASGVEELRRQLLMAEVTLGQKENEIEVLRVQVQQFEARWSEYDGKMKSMEEMWQTQISSLQMNLVAAKKSLKSDNTSGQHMGIQNLGGNIPIKSYNNGVEAGAYREMNGGLNAISPLVEEFEQRKKSFEDEALPVVEGNSGHSRSVNPVEEVQKLKQRFEAWKKGYEVRLSEATAKANKLGLAEVEKNRRKWWRRACIIF
- the LOC142549065 gene encoding myosin-2-like isoform X3 codes for the protein MLSVSPNSMSRSSLEQMLDLLQRRDENEKPKDLPPALPVRPKLTPRARLPSFKRPLPTVIEGGEAEPHLSPSDCNVNKEDLKGLTMNGLNGSGAKKVRGMDAGESPYVMVSAEEEEHESQLEEKDIAKPVDSSPGSLSGFNDFEGNDSVENFMKKKLRVWCWLHDGLWELGQVISTSGERASVVLPNRSVVTVPIRELLPANPDILEGVNELLQLIYLNEPSVLHNLHHRYCQDIIYSKAGPVLLAINPFKDVQLYGNDVATAYRLKLLDSPHIYAIADTAYNKMVTDEKNQSIIISGESGAGKTETAKFAMKYLAALDGGCGGIESKVLQTSYILEAFGNAKTSLNDNSSRFGKLIEIHFSAAGKICGAKLQTFLVDKSRVVQQAQGERSYHIFYQLCAGAPSDLRGRLKLKRASDYNYLNQSDCLEIHDVDDSLKFQILMGALNMVGISKEDQEHAFEMISAVLWLGNILFHVVDNENHIEVVADEAVANAASLIGCSAWDLMHALSSCRIQDENEEVIKTLTLQQARDTRDALAKFIYASLFDWLVEEINSALAVSEQHSGKSISILDIHGFESFKKNSFEQFCINYAHERLQQHFTRHLFKLVQEEFEVDGVDWTKVDFEDNQDCLDLIEKGPSGIISLLDEESNFPDATALTFASKLKQQLNTHNCFKGDRDGAAFSVHHSSGEVLYDSGGFLEKNRDKLQFDTIQLLSSCTSRLPQMFAAVMLKEAQLACQQQSVATRYKDQLFKLMQHLESTTPHFICCIKPNSKQLLGEFEKDLVLKQLRCYGVLAGARISRSGYPTRIAHQEFARRYGFLIPECNVCQDPLTTSVAILQQFDILPEMYQFGFTKLYFRAGQIGALEEVRKQTQQGSLEVQKCFRSHHAPRNFLELKQGVTKLQSYVRGEISRKEYGLLKLKKQVVSKTLDEQLVAVLQIQSVIRGWLVRRHLSCLHNVNKRKTWKKDKVKDLPSDLLASGVEELRRQLLMAEVTLGQKENEIEVLRVQVQQFEARWSEYDGKMKSMEEMWQTQISSLQMNLVAAKKSLKSDNTSGQHMGIQNLGGNIPIKSYNNGVEAGAYREMNGGLNAISPLVEEFEQRKKSFEDEALPVVEGNSGHSRSVNPVEEVQKLKQRFEAWKKGYEVRLSEATAKANKLGLAEVEKNRRKWWRRACIIF
- the LOC142549065 gene encoding myosin-2-like isoform X1; amino-acid sequence: MLSVSPNSMSRSSLEQMLDLLQRRDENEKPKDLPPALPVRPKLTPRARLPSFKRPLPTVIEGGEAEPHLSPSDCNVNKEDLKGLTMNGLNGSGAKKVRGMDAGESPYVMVSAEEEEHESQLEEKDIAKPVDSSPGSLSGFNDFEGNDSVENFMKKKLRVWCWLHDGLWELGQVISTSGERASVVLPNRSVVTVPIRELLPANPDILEGVNELLQLIYLNEPSVLHNLHHRYCQDIIYSKAGPVLLAINPFKDVQLYGNDVATAYRLKLLDSPHIYAIADTAYNKMVTDEKNQSIIISGESGAGKTETAKFAMKYLAALDGGCGGIESKVLQTSYILEAFGNAKTSLNDNSSRFGKLIEIHFSAAGKICGAKLQTFLVDKSRVVQQAQGERSYHIFYQLCAGAPSDLRGRLKLKRASDYNYLNQSDCLEIHDVDDSLKFQILMGALNMVGISKEDQEHAFEMISAVLWLGNILFHVVDNENHIEVVADEAVANAASLIGCSAWDLMHALSSCRIQDENEEVIKTLTLQQARDTRDALAKFIYASLFDWLVEEINSALAVSEQHSGKSISILDIHGFESFKVKIGLVFVGSEIIIYSYFTHIHSSFILLQKNSFEQFCINYAHERLQQHFTRHLFKLVQEEFEVDGVDWTKVDFEDNQDCLDLIEKGPSGIISLLDEESNFPDATALTFASKLKQQLNTHNCFKGDRDGAAFSVHHSSGEVLYDSGGFLEKNRDKLQFDTIQLLSSCTSRLPQMFAAVMLKEAQLACQQQSVATRYKDQLFKLMQHLESTTPHFICCIKPNSKQLLGEFEKDLVLKQLRCYGVLAGARISRSGYPTRIAHQEFARRYGFLIPECNVCQDPLTTSVAILQQFDILPEMYQFGFTKLYFRAGQIGALEEVRKQTQQGSLEVQKCFRSHHAPRNFLELKQGVTKLQSYVRGEISRKEYGLLKLKKQVVSKTLDEQLVAVLQIQSVIRGWLVRRHLSCLHNVNKRKTWKKDKVKDLPSDLLASGVEELRRQLLMAEVTLGQKENEIEVLRVQVQQFEARWSEYDGKMKSMEEMWQTQISSLQMNLVAAKKSLKSDNTSGQHMGIQNLGGNIPIKSYNNGVEAGAYREMNGGLNAISPLVEEFEQRKKSFEDEALPVVEGNSGHSRSVNPVEEVQKLKQRFEAWKKGYEVRLSEATAKANKLGLAEVEKNRRKWWRRACIIF